The sequence TGAGCCAAAATAGGTTTTCGGAGTCTAAAATAGGTTTTGTTAAACAGTGGGTGGGGGACTCTATCATCAGATAAGTTTGGGAAGTACTGTATGTTACAGAGCTCTCTAGGAGATTCTGAAATATCCCTCAGTTAAGAAACCTTTTTAACTTTCTGTAATTCTGTGTGTCTGAAATCATGGGCTACTTATTTCATGTAAGACCTATGAATAGCTCCTGAGAATTCTGTTGAACACCCTTGGAAACCTTGACGTGGCAACTATAGTTGACCTAACAATGGACATCTTCTCTGTAGGAAATCCTAGGGGCAGGCCAGCCCTAGGCAAATGTGTCATTCACAAAAGTATTTTCTCAGTCCACGGCCCTTTTTTTACGAACACCTGTGGCTGATTTGCTTTAGAAAGCCTCTCCTATGTCTTTTGTCTTCTGACTCTAGAGTTAAAGGCTTTATACTTGGCTAAAAGAATTTGAGACACTGGAGAGATTGCTAAAGTTTATTCATAGCATAGTTAAATAGATGCTTACTTGCTATGTTATCGGCTTTGagcaggtgggtggggtgggggtgtcaaAGTCCCTGAACATCAATGAAGGTACAAGCTCAGTGTCAAGGGGATAAGATAACCTTTGTTGCATGTTTCCATACTAGAGATACCTGGCTACAGGGAATCGGAAGCAAGCTGGAACCCTGCCTGTCTTCCTCTCATTTCCACAGATTTCTCAGGAGAGAATGGGCACAAGAAATCATTCCACAGTGACTGAGTTTCTTCTTTTGGGACTAACTGACCAACCAGAGCTTCAGCTGCgtcttttctgcctcttcttaGGGATTTATATAGTCACAGTGGTAGGAAATCTCGGCATGATCTCAATAATTAGGTTCAGTTCCCAACTTCACACCCCTATGTACCATTTCCTCAGTAGTCTGTCTTTGGTAGATTTGTGCTATTCTTCTGTTATTACTCCCAAGTTGCTGGCAGAGCTTTTATGCAGGGATACAGCCATCTCCTATTCTGGATGCATGactcagctattttttttctgtatgtttgtcaTTTCTGAGTGCTACATGTTAGCTGTAATGGCCTATGATCGCTACGTCGCCATCTGCAGCCCCCTGCTCTACAATGTCATCATGTCCCCTCGAGTCTGTTCTCTGCTGGTGGCTTCTGGCTTCTCAATAGGATTTACCGATGCTATGATTCATGGCGGTTGTATATTAAGGCTGAATTTCTGTGGCTCGAACatcattaaacattatttctgtgaCATCATCCCACTTATTAAACTCTCTTGTTCAAGCACTTATATTGATGAGCTTTTGATTTTTGTCATTGGTGGATTTAACATGATGGCCACCAGCCTGACAATCATCATTTCTTATGTCTTTATTCTCTCCAACATCCTCCGCATGCACTCGACAGAGGGCAGGTCCAAAGCCTTCAGCACCTGCAGTTCCCACTTGACAGCTGTTCTTACATTTTATGGGACTCTCATGTCCATGTATCTCAAACCTTCTTCCCACAGCTCACTCATCCAGGAGAAAGTATCCTCAGTATTTTACACCACCGTGATTCCCATGTTGAATCCCCTGATATATAGTCTGAGgaacaaggaagtgaaagatgCACTGATAAAacgcttaaaaagaaaaatacctttatAAAGAATGTGCTCTTTAGTAaggcttatttatgtatttataatcatagtatgcatgtgtttgtgtttatacCCTGACTCTTTAAAAGTAATTTGAAGTGAAGTGAAAATATATacctaattttataaattagtatatatatatatatatgtatatatatatatatatttagtatgttgataatatttaaaatgtaattaatataggggtgcctgggtgacttagttcagcgtctgactcttgattttggctcaggtcattatctcatggttcgtgagtttgatccccacattgtGCCCTGTGCTAATAGTGTGGAggttgcttgggactctctctctctctttctctctgaccctcaactaggctctctctctctcaaaagtaaataaataaacatttaaattaatatctgtttattaaaatttttactctCCTGAGAATATCTCTTCATTTCAATCCATGATGTATAAAGCAGATATAATTTTATGGAGGAAAAGTCAATAAATTCAAGTAGCAGAGAAGTCATTAACCACAACACAATAAAGCTGAAATTAGTAGGTGCTGTTTAAGCACAACAAGTCTTATAtttggacatttaaaaacaaccaaactcCTTAGAATAATTCCTgagtcaaaagaaaacaaaactctaataAATGAGAAGCTTCTACACTCTGTGATAAAATCATTGAGATCAGAGTAAATTTCCTGccataaacaactagaaaaacaaaatacttttaaaaactgttttgttaaagtttacatagtgtgtctttttcaattcttTCACCTTTAACATGTCTGTGCTCTTAAATTTAAGGTCTTTATATGGTTGGGATTTGCACCTAGTCTGGTGATGTAGctcttttaatttgaaattttaacacatttacGTGTAGTATACACtgacatatttgtgtatatattttccatctcattgttttttctacttaatcaaccagttttatttgtttttctttcattgactgctttcttttggattgagcaagttttttaattattctatttttctgttaatttttagtCATACATGGGATTTTTAGTGGTTAcaccagaaattaaaaatacatcttcaaattattaaaattgtgtACAAATGACTCTTTTATTAGTTCCCCAATTGTGTTAGAAATTTAGGATCCTGAACTCCATTGTACTTTATTAtcatgaatttttattataaatatactttaaacttcataaaatcattgtatttttttgtaaAGTCAAGATTAATTCTTATTATACATGTATTTACCTTCTATGTTattcttagtttctttctttataatttctccttgggattatttttttccactttaataaCTACCTttagtattttgtgtgtgtgcaaatgtgtTGATAATGGTCACTCTTAGGTGTCCATTTCTTTTTAcctaaaaattactttattttgtgtgtttttaatttttttaaatgtttatttattcttgagagagacagacagagcatgggtggggaaggggcagagagagaggaggagacacagaatatgaaacaggctccaggctctgaactgtcagcatagagcctgatgcagggctcaaactcaggaatggcgaGATTGTGACCTacgccaaagtcggaggcttgacccattgagccacccaggcgcccctgttgttacACCAAATAGTCTgcacccaggaagagacaagcaaCACGCACTTGAGGAATCAGAAAACTGTTTATTTAGCACTGGTGCCAGCCCAAtggagtcacctccaaaggctgagcccAGAATCCTGGTGTTGGCCTTCTTTTATGCCTGGTTAGCTTCCAGGTACTTGGAAATATTCTACTGActgcacagggtgggggtggaggggcactATCAGTTGTGCTATGTGGGCAGTTGGCTAATGCAAGAGgcaagcaagattacagaagcAAAAGCATGCAAGGGAAGTATCCAGCCTCAGATATCTGGCTGGCCTCCTTCATCTGCTCTTGCTGGCTTACCTTCTCATTCCCCACTCTTGATTCTCAAGCTTCTATAGCAGCCTTAGAGAAAATCAGTTTGTAGGGGCTGGAGAACCCCTTTCTATCACAAGAGGAGGAGCAAAGACCATTCTGGCTTTTTCCTGCTGGACAAGGATGTCAAAGGGAGGGGTATGACAGCTAGGGCTTTTCACCATCCAAAGGAGGTAGTGATAGCTAGAATGGTCCAGCTGGAGCATCACCCGGAGTTTTATAGCTTTTAGGCAAGAGGAAACAAAGCTGTCTAGCATATTAAGAATACAAAGACCAAACAGTAGGGCTATGAAAAGCATTAGGAGAGGACCAGCTAAAGGGAGGAGCCAGGATGCCCAATTCCATATGTTGCTCCAAGAGTTCCATGAGTCTGCTAATTCTTGCCTCTGTTTGATGATCTGTTCCTTTAGTTGTTGGGCCATATCTCTATCCCTGATTGGTTAACATAGAAGCGGCATTCCTCACTTAGGAAGAGACATATTCCCCCCTCTTCTCAGCAGTTAACAGGTCTAGCCCTCTTCTATTTCATAACAATACTGCTGCTAAAGTGTCCACCTGGTCTTATAGGGTTACCAGGGAGTTTGCCATGGCTGATTTAAGGACCCGGTTCATATGTTCCACTTTACCAGACAGCTTCCTGGCCAATGCCCCAAAaatgttacagcaaatactcagtgcccaggaagagacaagagacACACACTCAGGGAATCAGAAAAGATTGTTTATTTCACACCAATGCTGGCCCAGCaaagtcacctccaaaggctgagcccAGAGCCCTGGTGCTGGCCTTCTTTTATGCTTGGCTAACTTCCACGTACTTGGAAACATTCCGTTGGCTGCACAAGGGGGAGGACACTATCATTTGTGCTTCACGGGCAGTTGCCTGATGCAAAAGgcaagcaagattacagaagccCAAAGCATGCAAGGGGAGTATCTAGCCTCGGACATCTGGTTGGCCTCCTTTATTTGCTCTTGCCAGATTCCCTTCTCAcggtatttatttttgatggatttttttttctggacttagAGTCTAGGTTATGTTATATTATGTCTTGGTTACGTTATCTGCATTAACAAGCAATCTCCCAAATTTCAATAGCTAACAAAGattttggaggattttttttcccctcacattgCATGTTGGTGGATCCCAAACTGCTCAGTCTCTGTTCCacgtatattttcattttaaattcaaactAAAGACACCCACTACCAGCAACATCCCATTCTTGTGACAGAGGGAATAAAAGAATGCCGCAAATTTTAGCTCAAACATTGTTCACTTTAGGCATGTCACATAGTCAAGTGAAACAATGGGATGTGTAAGTGGAAATACGTAATCATCTTAtagagaaaggggggaagggagtaggggagatgggcaaaatgtgtGAAGGGGAGAGGGTGATAAAGACTTCCAGggatcgaggggcacctgggtggctcagtcagctgggcgcctgacttcagctcaggtcacgatctcacagttcgtgagttcaagccccacatcaggctctgtgttgacagctcagagcctggagcctgctttggattctgtgtcttcctctctctctgcccctcccctgctcacactttgtctctatctgtctctcaaaaataaataaatgtaagaaaaatataaaaaaagaagacttccAGGGATCGAATGAATAAGTCAAGGGAGCAGAAGGCACAACACAGGGAATACAGGCAATGGTATTGCAATAGtgtcgtatggtgacagatagtagctacactTGCAGTCAGCATAGCAATAACACATagatttgttgaatcactgtattgtacacctgaaactaaggtaatattgtgtgttaactatatttcagtaaaaaaatgttttaaagaagaaaagtacaTAAGAGTTGGGAACAATAATACAATCTACCAAAGTTGGTAAATGTTTGCCCTGTATATCCCTTTTGTATCCTTTTCTTTATCCACCattatttctgcttctgttttagATGTGTCTCCAGTAACCAGACTATAGTTGGATTTTTTAATCTAATCCAAATTTCTGGCTTTTAATAGATATGTCAAA is a genomic window of Acinonyx jubatus isolate Ajub_Pintada_27869175 chromosome D1, VMU_Ajub_asm_v1.0, whole genome shotgun sequence containing:
- the LOC106976598 gene encoding olfactory receptor 8D4, which codes for MGTRNHSTVTEFLLLGLTDQPELQLRLFCLFLGIYIVTVVGNLGMISIIRFSSQLHTPMYHFLSSLSLVDLCYSSVITPKLLAELLCRDTAISYSGCMTQLFFFCMFVISECYMLAVMAYDRYVAICSPLLYNVIMSPRVCSLLVASGFSIGFTDAMIHGGCILRLNFCGSNIIKHYFCDIIPLIKLSCSSTYIDELLIFVIGGFNMMATSLTIIISYVFILSNILRMHSTEGRSKAFSTCSSHLTAVLTFYGTLMSMYLKPSSHSSLIQEKVSSVFYTTVIPMLNPLIYSLRNKEVKDALIKRLKRKIPL